The genomic DNA CTATCTGGAAGAGAGCATCAAGTCATAACAGGTATTAGCTTAATAAACTTGTGCGAAGATAAAAAGGTAATTGACTATGTAATCAGCAATGTGAAATTTAAAACGTTATCAGAGCAGGATATTGAGGATTATCTGAAAACTAATGAGTCATTTGACAAAGCAGGAGCCTATGGTATACAGGGTTATGGAGCTTTGTTAGTTGAAGAAATTAGAGGAGATTATTTTAATATAGTTGGTCTTCCAATTTCAAGGTTAGGCGACCTATTAAAAAAATATTTTAGTATAAATCTTTTTTATGGAGTGTGATTTATCTGAAAAAGTCATTTAATTCAACCATTAAGGTAAAAGAAATGGCACCAGAGGAAAGACCCAGAGAAAAGATGCTTGCCAAAGGCGTAAAAAGCTTATCAAATGCTGAGTTGTTGGCTATACTTTTAAGAACTGGCAACAAGAATAAAAATGCTATTGAATTAGCCAACTATATAATAAATAGAGATATTCAGGGTATTAGACATTTAGAAGATATGACAATAGAGGAGCTGTGTAATATAGATGGAATTGGGTTATCAAAATCAACCCAAATTAAAGCAGCTTTAGAACTAGGCTCTAGAGTAGCTAGTTTTAAACCTATAAAGTATAAAATAAGGAATCCTTGGGATATACAGAGGTATTATATGGATAGCCTAAGGTATTTAAAAAAAGAGGTTTTTAAAGCGGTTCTTTTAAACACAAAAAATGAGATAATATCTGATGTAGATGTATCTATAGGGACTTTAAGCTCGTCATTAGTCCATCCAAGAGAGGTTTTTAAAGAAGCTATAAGAAGAAGTGCAAGTAAGATAATAGTGATGCATAATCACCCTTCAGGAAGTGTAGAACCATCAAGAGAAGATAAAAATATCACATCAAGACTTATTAAATGTGGAGAAATAATTGGAATAGAAATAATAGACCATATAATTATTGGAGATGGATTATACTTTAGCTTTAAAGAAAATATGATAATTTGACTTTATATGTGATAAAATAATAGGAGAATGTTTTAAACATGATTCTTAATAGTAGGAAGGAGTAAAATCATGGCTAAGGAAAAAAAGAAAGAAAAAAAAGGTTTTTTTAGTTTTAATAAGATGACAAAGGATATGGGAATAGATTTAGGGACTGCAAATACATTAGTTTACATAAAAGGACAAGGTATTGTTGTTAGAGAACCATCAGTTGTCGCAATAAGAGATGATAGTAAAGAGGTATTAGCAGTAGGTGAAGAAGCCAAAAAAATGATAGGTAGAACACCAGGAAATATAGTAGCTATAAGACCTATGAAAGATGGAGTAATAGCTGATTTTGACATAACTCAATCAATGATTAGCTATTTTATACAAAAAGCGGCTGATAAAAAAGGTGTTGTAAGTCCAAGAATAGCTATATGTGTTCCTTTTGGAGTTACAGAAGTAGAAAAGAGAGCTATAGAAGAGGCTGCAAGACAAGCAGGAGCTAAAGATGCATTCCTTATAGAAGAGCCAATGGCAGCGGCTATAGGGGCTGGATTAAAAGTTGAAGAACCAGAAGGTAATATGGTAGTTGATATTGGTGGAGGTACTTCAGAAATAGCTGTAATATCTTTAGGAGGAATCGTTACTGCTAAATCTATAAGAATAGGTGGAGACGAATTTGACGAGTCTATAGTGGCTTATGTAAAAAAAGAATATAATCTTATGATAGGTGAAAGAACTGCTGAAAATGTAAAAATTAACATAGGTTCTACATTTAAAGATGATGAAGAAATAAATATGCAAATAAGAGGTAGAGATTTAATCTCAGGATTACCTAAAACAATAGAAATATGCTCTACAGAAGTTAGAGAAGCATTAAAAGAACCTGTAAGTTCAATAGTAGATGCAATAAAATCTACACTAGAAAGAACTCCACCAGAATTAGCCTCAGATATAATGGAAAACGGAATAATGCTAACAGGAGGAGGCGCTTTGCTTAGAGGTCTTGATAAGCTTATTACACAGGAAACTGGTATGTCTGTACAAATAGCAGAAACACCTCTTGATTGTGTTGCACTTGGAACAGGTAAATCTGTTGAAGACCAAGAAATCTTTGAAAAAGTATTAATGATGAATACTAAGAATTAGAAGTTGGTGATGGCCTTGAGATTTGACAAGAACAAAAATGAGAAAAAAAGGATTAATGTTAAAGTGATAGCAACGGGCGTAGTTGCTATCACTTTAATTGGAATTGTGGGTATATCAATTGGTAAATTTTCTAGTGGTAGTCCAGTAAATTTAGGAGTAGCTTCAGATGCTATTACAAGTGTAGGTAAGGGAATAAATGATGGATTTTCTTTTATCAAAAATGGTTTTAAAGATGTAGCAAATTTTAAAGATAATTCTAAAAAGGTAAAAAAATTAGAAGAAGAAAATGAAAAACTTAAAAAAAATATGATAGCTTTAAATGCCAAACTAGATAAAACAGAATCGCTAGAAGAGTTAAAAAAGACACTGAACTTTGTACAAGAAGAGTATAAGGCGACAAGTATTTCAGCAAGTGTTGTTGGTAAAAATGATGGAAACTGGTATGAGAGTTTTGTCATAGGTGCAGGAAAAAATTCAGGTGTAAAAAAAGAAAGTATAGTTATGAATGGTAGTGGATTAGTTGGCATAGTTTATGAGGTTTCCAACAATTATAGTAAGGCAATTTCACTATTGGATTCTAAGGCATCTGTAAGCTTTAAACTAGCAAAGGATGCCAATGCTAAAGGTACAATTACTCAAAATACTACTTTAGATAATAAAGATAGTTATAATAGTAAAGGATATTTGCAAGGATATATGTTTGACTCATCATATAATGTAATTCAAGGAGATATAATAACAACATCAGGTCTTGGATTCTTCCCAGATGGTATACCAATTGGCGAAGTTGAAAAAGTGGTTGATGATAAAGATAAGTCATTAAAATATGTAGTTGTAAAACCTTATGTTGATTTTAAGAATATAAATGACGTTGTAGTCATAGAACCAAGAAATATAGGATAAAGGGGATAAAAACAATGAAAAAAGTTTTACTTTGTCTGTTGGGGATTGTGCTTATGACTATAGAAAATAGTATAACAAATTATATAGATATTTTTGGCATAAGCTTTAATTTAGTTCTTATATATGTAACCATAATCTCTCTTTATTTAGATGAATTAGAAGGTGGGATTATAGCAGCAATAATAGGGCTTATTAAAGACATAACCGTTGGTGGAATTTTTGGTGTAAATGCATTAATTTTGTTTATTATTGCATATGCAATTGGATACATGAGAGATCAGCTATATAAAGGTAGTTATATTATTACTTTCGTTTTAATTTTTATAGGCAGTTTAATTGATTCAATTGTCAATATAGGTACATCTAGTATAATTTATCAAAGCTACAACATATCAACACTTTTTGTAAAAGGTCTACTAGTAGCACCAATAGTGAATAGTTTAATTGGTTTAGTAATATATCGCTTATCTAAAAGAGCAGTTTTAAAACTTAAAGAAGATTAGTTGGTGATTTCATGGAAGAAAATAAACAAGTTGATAGACTAAAAATAATTAAGATAGTCATGGGCGTGATATTTTTAGCTATTTTAGTAAAAATAATCTATATGACTACATTTAAATATGAATATTACAATGAGTTAGCTGAGAATAAAACATATAAAAAGTTGGCAATAGAAGCTCCAAGAGGAGAAATAAAAGATAGATATGGAAGACTGTTGGCAGGAAATAAAAACTTATTTACTGTTCAAGTTTCAGGTAACGATATTAATAAGAAAGATGCAAATAAGCATTCAAGAGCAAATGAAATATCATTAAAACTTATAAATTTGCTGGAGAGAAATGGTGAAGAATATGTAGATGAGTTTCCTATATATGTAGAAAATGGAAAGTACTATTATACATATGACAGAGATATTAGGGAATATAAATCAGAAAATGGTATTCCAAATGATTATAATGCTAAGGAAAGTTTTTATTACTTGGTGGATAAACTTATATCAGCTGGAATATTATCTCAAGAAGATAAAAGATTGGATGCGACAAGATTACAGGCAAAACTAAATGAAAATGGATATTATCCACCTATTTTAGTTAGTAAATGGATGTTCACAGCAGAAAGAGATAAGAGAGATTGGTTGGCTAGTTATAAGATAAAAGAAACTAAACTGAGTGCCAAAGAAGCGTTTGAAAAAGTAAGAAATAGTGATGCATTAGAAATTGATAAAAGTTTGAGTGATGAAGATGCAAGAAAAATAATGGTCGTAAGGGATTTGATAAAATCAAAAGGATATTCTCAATATAATCCAGTAACTATTGCTAAGGATGTAGGAGAAACTACGATTGCTCAAATTGAAGAAAGTGCTATGGACCTTGTTGGTGTTTCAATAGCAGTAGAACCAGTAAGATATTATCCTAATGGGTCATTAGCTTCTCATATGTTAGGATATGTAGGAAAAATGCCATCCACTCAAATAGAATCATACCTTCAAAAAGGTTATGAAACTGGAGACATGGTAGGTCTTGCAGGAGTAGAAAAGAGTAATGAAAGTAGATTAAGAGGAACTGATGGTTATAAAATGGTTAAAGTTGATGCATTGGGTAGAATCAGTAAAGAAATTGAATCTAAAAAACCTAAATCAGGAGATACTGTGTATCTTACACTAGATAAAGATTTACAAGAAGTTTCAGACAATGCATTAAAACAGATAATCGAAGTTGCTTCTAAAGGAGGTACTTTTAAAAGTAAATTTGGGGACAAACCAATTAGTGCATATGCAGGAAAAGCACAGTCAGCAGCTCTTATAGCTATTGATGTTAAAAATGGAGAAGTATTAGCTTCATCAAGTTATCCTAATTATGACCCAAATAAATTTGCAAAAGGTATTTCTACAGAGGATTATAAAGCACTTCAACCAAAAAATCCAAATGACTTACTAGCAGGAAGTCCACTTTTAAACTTGGTTACACAAGGGGAATTTCAGCCAGGTTCTTCATTTAAGATGGTAACTTCAATGGCAGCGTTAGAAAATGGTCTGGATCCAAACTTTACTATAAATGACCCTGGGGTTATAATGTTAGGTAAAAAATCTTTTGGTGACTATGTATGGAACCATGGTAGAGGAAACCATGGTATGACAAACTTATATAAAGCAATACAAGAGTCTTGTAATATATATATGGCAACAATTGGTACAGGTAAAACATGGCCAGATGGAAAAAGCATTGGTATAGATATGAATGCAAATAAAATACTTGAGTATGCAAAATTATTTGGGCTTGACCAAAATACAGGGCTTCAAGATGAAGTAGAAGAAAGAGCAGGTAAAGTTCCTAGCACAGAAGATAAATTGAAATCAACACAAGCTCTTCTAAAGTCAAATTTAGAAAGAGAAATGGCAAATGATTTTGTTGATATAACTAGAGAAAAAAATCCTAAAGAATATGAGAAAAGAATCAATGAGATTGTAAGCTGGGCAGCAGAAAAGAAAACTCCTGGTAGAGTTGAAACAATGAATAGGCTAAAAAAATTGGATGTTAAAGAAGATAGAATTGAAGAAGTAGCAGATTTAGCAGTATTTAGTTATTTTAACTTTGCAAAATGGAGTACTGCAGATACATTTAACTTAGCTATAGGTCAAGGTGAAAATGCTTATACACCAGCTCAAATATCAAGATATGTAGCTGCTATAGCAAATGGAGGTAATTTAGTAGAATTATCTGTAGTTGATAGAGCTGTTTCAAGTGATTATTCATCAGTTAAAATTAATGACCAGAAGAAAGTCGAAAAAATACCTTTTAAAAATCCAGATAACTTAAAAGAATTAACAAAAGGTATGAAATTGGTTGCAAGACAAGGTACAGCGAAGAGTGCTTTTGCTGATTTTCCAATAGATGTAGCAGCAAAAACTGGTACAGCTGAGAAAAGTGGGAAAATACCTACAGATAACGAGTATGAATATTTAAAAAGTCATATGTCATCTTATAATGTCAACCTAAATGATGCGATTAAACTAGCTGATAAGATGAAAGCAGAAAAAGAAAAAGAGCTTTCATTAGCTAAGGAAAAGGAAATAAAAAAGAAATTAGAAAATAAAGATTTGAAAGACGAAGAAAGAAAGAAATTAGAGGAAGAATTAGAAGATGGAGTAAAAGTTAGATTAGAGGACACTGATAAGGTGAATTCTTCATATCTAAGAAAAGCTATAAAAGAATTAAATCCAAAAATAACAGATGACCAAATAGATAGATTTAAACAAGATTATGGTTCTTTTACGTGGACTGTTGCTTTTGCTCCAGCAGATGACCCAGAAATAGCTGTTGTATGTGTAATTCCTCAAGGTGATTCAAGTGTATTCTCACTTTTACCAACTAGAGAAGTTATTGGAACTTATATGGGATTAGAGCCAACTAATAGTAAAAATGACAACAAGACGAATGATGTTAACAATTCTTCTGACGAAAATATAAATTTCGAGTCACAAATTAATAGATAGCTCAATCTATGTAT from Clostridioides difficile ATCC 9689 = DSM 1296 includes the following:
- a CDS encoding Maf family protein, with product MNIILASASPRRKEILENTNVRFDIIKNEIDEIILEGETPKHLVMRLAFEKSMSVASEHNEDVVIGADTVVVLDNAILGKPKDESCARDMLKRLSGREHQVITGISLINLCEDKKVIDYVISNVKFKTLSEQDIEDYLKTNESFDKAGAYGIQGYGALLVEEIRGDYFNIVGLPISRLGDLLKKYFSINLFYGV
- a CDS encoding penicillin-binding transpeptidase domain-containing protein, which encodes MEENKQVDRLKIIKIVMGVIFLAILVKIIYMTTFKYEYYNELAENKTYKKLAIEAPRGEIKDRYGRLLAGNKNLFTVQVSGNDINKKDANKHSRANEISLKLINLLERNGEEYVDEFPIYVENGKYYYTYDRDIREYKSENGIPNDYNAKESFYYLVDKLISAGILSQEDKRLDATRLQAKLNENGYYPPILVSKWMFTAERDKRDWLASYKIKETKLSAKEAFEKVRNSDALEIDKSLSDEDARKIMVVRDLIKSKGYSQYNPVTIAKDVGETTIAQIEESAMDLVGVSIAVEPVRYYPNGSLASHMLGYVGKMPSTQIESYLQKGYETGDMVGLAGVEKSNESRLRGTDGYKMVKVDALGRISKEIESKKPKSGDTVYLTLDKDLQEVSDNALKQIIEVASKGGTFKSKFGDKPISAYAGKAQSAALIAIDVKNGEVLASSSYPNYDPNKFAKGISTEDYKALQPKNPNDLLAGSPLLNLVTQGEFQPGSSFKMVTSMAALENGLDPNFTINDPGVIMLGKKSFGDYVWNHGRGNHGMTNLYKAIQESCNIYMATIGTGKTWPDGKSIGIDMNANKILEYAKLFGLDQNTGLQDEVEERAGKVPSTEDKLKSTQALLKSNLEREMANDFVDITREKNPKEYEKRINEIVSWAAEKKTPGRVETMNRLKKLDVKEDRIEEVADLAVFSYFNFAKWSTADTFNLAIGQGENAYTPAQISRYVAAIANGGNLVELSVVDRAVSSDYSSVKINDQKKVEKIPFKNPDNLKELTKGMKLVARQGTAKSAFADFPIDVAAKTGTAEKSGKIPTDNEYEYLKSHMSSYNVNLNDAIKLADKMKAEKEKELSLAKEKEIKKKLENKDLKDEERKKLEEELEDGVKVRLEDTDKVNSSYLRKAIKELNPKITDDQIDRFKQDYGSFTWTVAFAPADDPEIAVVCVIPQGDSSVFSLLPTREVIGTYMGLEPTNSKNDNKTNDVNNSSDENINFESQINR
- the mreD gene encoding rod shape-determining protein MreD, which codes for MKKVLLCLLGIVLMTIENSITNYIDIFGISFNLVLIYVTIISLYLDELEGGIIAAIIGLIKDITVGGIFGVNALILFIIAYAIGYMRDQLYKGSYIITFVLIFIGSLIDSIVNIGTSSIIYQSYNISTLFVKGLLVAPIVNSLIGLVIYRLSKRAVLKLKED
- the mreC gene encoding rod shape-determining protein MreC, coding for MALRFDKNKNEKKRINVKVIATGVVAITLIGIVGISIGKFSSGSPVNLGVASDAITSVGKGINDGFSFIKNGFKDVANFKDNSKKVKKLEEENEKLKKNMIALNAKLDKTESLEELKKTLNFVQEEYKATSISASVVGKNDGNWYESFVIGAGKNSGVKKESIVMNGSGLVGIVYEVSNNYSKAISLLDSKASVSFKLAKDANAKGTITQNTTLDNKDSYNSKGYLQGYMFDSSYNVIQGDIITTSGLGFFPDGIPIGEVEKVVDDKDKSLKYVVVKPYVDFKNINDVVVIEPRNIG
- the radC gene encoding RadC family protein, with the translated sequence MAPEERPREKMLAKGVKSLSNAELLAILLRTGNKNKNAIELANYIINRDIQGIRHLEDMTIEELCNIDGIGLSKSTQIKAALELGSRVASFKPIKYKIRNPWDIQRYYMDSLRYLKKEVFKAVLLNTKNEIISDVDVSIGTLSSSLVHPREVFKEAIRRSASKIIVMHNHPSGSVEPSREDKNITSRLIKCGEIIGIEIIDHIIIGDGLYFSFKENMII
- a CDS encoding rod shape-determining protein → MAKEKKKEKKGFFSFNKMTKDMGIDLGTANTLVYIKGQGIVVREPSVVAIRDDSKEVLAVGEEAKKMIGRTPGNIVAIRPMKDGVIADFDITQSMISYFIQKAADKKGVVSPRIAICVPFGVTEVEKRAIEEAARQAGAKDAFLIEEPMAAAIGAGLKVEEPEGNMVVDIGGGTSEIAVISLGGIVTAKSIRIGGDEFDESIVAYVKKEYNLMIGERTAENVKINIGSTFKDDEEINMQIRGRDLISGLPKTIEICSTEVREALKEPVSSIVDAIKSTLERTPPELASDIMENGIMLTGGGALLRGLDKLITQETGMSVQIAETPLDCVALGTGKSVEDQEIFEKVLMMNTKN